A part of Brassica rapa cultivar Chiifu-401-42 chromosome A05, CAAS_Brap_v3.01, whole genome shotgun sequence genomic DNA contains:
- the LOC103867376 gene encoding AT-hook motif nuclear-localized protein 21: protein MAGLDLGTTSRYVHNVEGGGVGQFSTDNHHEDGGGAGGNHHHHHHNHNHHQGLDLIASNDNSGLGGGGGASGELVMRRPRGRPAGSKNKPKPPMIVTRESANTLRAHILEVGSGCDVFECISTYARRRQRGICVLSGTGTVTNVSIRQPTAVGAVVTLRGTFEILSLSGSFLPPPAPPGATNLTILLAGAQGQVVGGNVVGELMAAGPVMVMAASFTNVAYERLPLDEHEEQLQVQSGGANMYTEATNGGGGGSLPFFSLPMSLPHMGVDNWPGNSSGAGRAPF, encoded by the coding sequence ATGGCTGGTCTCGATCTAGGCACAACTTCTCGCTACGTTCACAACGTCGAAGGCGGCGGTGTTGGTCAGTTCTCCACCGACAACCACCACGAAGATGGCGGTGGCGCTGGAGGAAACCACCATCATCACCATCACAACCATAACCATCATCAAGGTTTGGATTTGATAGCTTCTAATGACAACTCTGGACTAGGCGGTGGCGGAGGAGCAAGTGGTGAGCTCGTTATGCGGCGGCCACGTGGCCGTCCAGCTGGATCGAAGAACAAACCGAAACCTCCAATGATCGTCACGCGCGAGAGCGCAAACACTCTTAGGGCTCACATTCTTGAAGTCGGAAGTGGCTGCGACGTCTTCGAGTGTATCTCTACTTACGCGCGGCGGAGACAGCGAGGGATTTGCGTTCTTTCCGGAACAGGAACCGTCACTAACGTCAGCATCCGTCAGCCGACGGCGGTCGGAGCTGTTGTGACGTTGCGAGGCACTTTCGAGATTCTTTCCCTCTCTGGATCTTTTCTCCCGCCGCCTGCTCCTCCAGGAGCGACGAACTTGACGATACTCCTCGCCGGAGCTCAGGGACAGGTCGTCGGAGGTAACGTCGTTGGAGAATTGATGGCGGCGGGGCCGGTGATGGTCATGGCGGCGTCTTTTACGAACGTGGCGTATGAAAGGTTGCCTTTGGACGAGCACGAGGAGCAGTTACAAGTCCAAAGCGGCGGAGCAAATATGTACACGGAAGCCACCAACGGAGGTGGAGGCGGAAGCTTGCCGTTCTTCAGTTTACCAATGAGTTTGCCTCATATGGGAGTTGACAACTGGCCGGGGAATTCCTCCGGCGCTGGTAGGGCTCCGTTTTAG